In the Ricinus communis isolate WT05 ecotype wild-type chromosome 3, ASM1957865v1, whole genome shotgun sequence genome, TTTCTTAGATCATATGGAGATCTTGCTCCTACCAACTCAACACAAGACTTTATCAACCTCTTCAAGTACATATCCAACATATTGTTCAACATATTCGCACATTCCAATGAAACCCCTCCGACGCCCTGTGCAGCTGCAATCTGCTCCATGCGTTTCCTCAGCAGTTCTGTGCTGGATAATCCACCACTGTCATAATAGCTAACAAAACCACTGCTGCTTGTTGCTGGCATAGCTTTGCGGGCCCCGCCCACACTAGCTGAATAAAATGGAATTCCAAGAGGCGCAAGTAGTGGACTTCTAGATAAGCTCAAGTGGTTTGCTTGCTCCACCTCTTCCCCATCTTCCACAAAAGCTGTCTGATCTTTGCTACAAGTCCTTGGTTTTTCAGACAGCCGTTGAATTGACACTGCCATTTCAGTCTCAGGCTGCTCAGCAACTACTTGAAGATGTTGTGCTGGTCTCTGATAATCACATATAGGCAATTCTCCATTATCCACAATAACCTTATTGCCACTATCTTCTGCACCGGTTGATTGATGTGGGATGCAATCAACTTTCCCAGTTGGCCCAAGTGGGCTAGGTCTATCTCGGGGCTTACGATCACGCATCCCTGACCTAATCTTACGAGGGGACATTGGCAAAACCCCATTTGACAAAATGGGCAGATTTTGATTCTGATTAGGAAGAAGGGATCCACCACTCTGTTCATGCCCATCTTCTCTACCAGGAGAGCTTTTTGCAACTTGGATCACAGATTTCGTGGGACCCGTCTCATAAGCTGGTGGTGGGGTCTTGGCCTGACAAGCATTCTTCAAGATGGAACGGATAAGCTGATTGTGCAGTGGAAGATTTTCCCTTCCAAGTAGGCGGAAACATGACTTGTCAAAGTCACTCTTGCTCAGTTTCTGATTCAAAAACCTATTCAAGTAATGAAAATACTTCCTGAACCTCTCAACTCCAACCTTCTTCACAATCTGAGTTTTCAATTCAACCAAATCAGTTCTGGAGCTCTGCTGAGGTTGCATTTCTCAACAAACAAATTTATACACCATCCAACACAACTACAGAAAAACCCGAATCACCCTGAACAACACTTCAAGATACTATTACACAAGCCTCCAAAAGATTACAACTTCAAACACCCACATAACAATTCAATGCAAATCAATTCTCAAAGCTCTGAGATTTCTCAAAACAGCATGTACTCAATTGCCAACAAGAATACAGTTATTTCTGTTTCCAAACAGCCCAAAATTCACCCGTCCAGAAACCATAGAATGCGAACCCAAATCTCATGTttgcattaaaaaaaaagaagccaaaACCCTAGAGATCAAACTCACTCGTTAAACTTATCCAAAACCTCAAAATCAAGTCAAATTGATAcaaatacataataaaaatcaaaaccctaaagTTCAAATCACCGAGCCTTGGAGCTCAAACCGTAAAATTTATGTTCACTGCAAGAATTGTAACCACCCACTAAAACAGAGAAttagaaagattaaaaaagaaaaaaagaaaagtggaaacttcaaatttagaaaattgaagttgaaaaagagaaagggaTCAGTGAAGCTGAGAGATTATTAAGTTTAATAACAGAGCAGAGGAAATTggaattgaaataaaagagTTAAAAAAGAAGTAAACTTTGAGAGAGTGAGTGTGAGATTTTTTAAGGAATAGAGATTTATTGAGCTCTGACCTCAATAACCACACACTTGTTTCTACCAATTGCAGACAGAAATCGTAGCTCTGCCTTTCGATTTTTTTCTTCGCGCTTTATCTCTCTGTTTCTCTGTCAATTAATACTTTCAACACTgcattttttctcttttcttccaattttgtttaaatcttttttttggTGTTTGCTGATTTGTATAAGAGAGAGCTTTGCTTTGTTTGTGTCTCGAGCAATCCCTCCCTgcaattagttttttttttcttttttatttttattttttactctctgtctctctctttttttttcccccTTTTTCCCTCTATTTTTCTTCGTTCTCGGTTAGCTATCACGAGGTCTCGGCTtcttgcttcttcttttttcccccAAAACCAAACGtgcttaatttaatttttgttttgaaaatatataatttttgttatttattggTGTTCTAAACATTATTTTAGTCTTCTATTTAATCTTTAGAATGTGAAAttgcattttattatttaataataattatttataataaaaatgtcatagaatcttcttttcttattacttaaatttttttcacaAGAACAATAAATTCTAATGATTGACTgaaaaaatcaaaccatcTCTGAGTTGACAAATTGTCTTTATTTCTTCGGTTCTTCATAgcaattttagttttattttaaaaatcatatataatgTTCTATAATTagctaaattattaaaaaaataattacataattgtaattttatgaataataatgatattgacaaatagaaCATCACTTAATGGGGTTTGAATCTAGCTTCCATCGGCATAGAAtcttaagaataataaaaaaaataaaagtcaataaagtgaatgaattgaaaattaactaatttgtaaatagataaattatatataagagaTTATtgaatatagaattttattaatttttattcattataatAATGGTAGCTATTCACATTTTATCACTTTCCATGCAAAATGTGAAGTTGACTCTAATTTAAgtatagaaaaaaagataattgttgttacattttcttttgtaattaacaCCTTAACAATGGAAActgtttgttattttaatgACTTAAACTAAACATTAGATATTTTATGTTGCTTATGATACaaaatgcttttttttttaacatttattttcctaaaaattattaaaaatttaaagttgaTCATAAGTAATAATATCCATACTGTCAATAAAAAAGTGAGAATTGAAACATCatgatcataataataaaaagataaatagatGGATAGATACAATAATATCACgtacaaaataattaacacAATAATAGATAATTATATGTTGGATTGGGCTTGAAAGCCCCACCGGACGATGCCATATTACATTATGGTCAGTCAATTACTAGAAATATATCCACATGTTTCTCATCTATTTtgttgtatattttataagccTCTTGGTTTAGATTTTTTGACCTTTAAATGTGgtcaaaactaaaaagaaaagtcaaaagtcacaaataaaataaacacttaaaatagtaaaacagaaaaagaatttcaacAAATTGACAAACTAAACAATCTATTGTAGTTGGGTGTTACCACAAGCACATGCAATACTATTGCCATGCTTAAATTTAGTTCTCTATACTAATATCCATTGCTAGTTGCtactattcttttatatgtaaaatgtttttaaagataattaaaaataattagacgtctaatttaaatatgttttaattcttttttttatatagatataagttttataataaatataaaaatattattttttaattataaattaatttcttaaataagtGATGAatgaatttgttattttaaaataattgaagagTTTTAGCACAGTAATAAAGAAAGGATGTTTTAATACATTTTTGAAAAGCAAGGGACCAACTAATGCAGAATGCTATACTCCAGggataaaatagtaattatacgtaaaaaaataaaaattagcgATTTTGTTGCGAGtattgtaaataataaataaactcttTTTTCTGCTTCTCCCCTCTCTGCTCCATAGGACCATATCTATCTGTTTCAGctctttgattttgaattgttttcttcttaaatcaataaatttataagaagAACAGCAGTTTCAATGGAAAGCGACGCTGAAGAGTCGTTGAAGAAGAGGCAAAAGAAGAACTCCTTTGCTGCAGATTCTTCTCGCAAGGtcacttttctattttctaattaaatgcatttattcctttttgttttctctatcTCTGTCTGGTTTGTTATCCTTCAGATTCATTCCGCCGTTTATGAATTAGACGTGTCTTGTGCTAATAATCTCTTTATATTTGCCTTTATTACTaccactattattattattattattattattaaattaccaAATGTTAATGTTTGATGAACTGATGATTAATTTATGTGAACAAATACAGCCACTCGAACTGATTCCATTTCGTCCTTACCAAGTGATGGGAGAAGTGGTAAttatctttcattttaaaatgttGTATGTTTTGTTTAGGGAAATATCAGAATTTGATGAATGCTATAGTTCTTCTAAAACTGAGAGTCAATTGTTTGTTTTAGTGATAATTGTTCTATTGTTGTGTGGCAGAATTTCATTCAGGAGGAAGATGTTCGGTTGGAGAGTACACGAGCTAGATGTATCAATTctttaatatgcttaaatatttcatatataatgGGTGGTTTTATGTTTTGTACTATTACAagcttattatttttctcctttcacaGTTTCAAATGTTCTCAAGAGGCATGGGGCATTGGCTGAGCGTCTTGCTAGGTACAACTTTCTTTGGAATTGTCTTGAAGGATGTAAAATTTAGAATGCTTTACCTAGTTGCAAATGACCGACAATGTTATATCTATCAACTGTATTAGAAAATGTTAATGCCAAAATAGAGACTGAGAAACAAGCTGTtcattgttatttattttcttaagtaGATTTTAACACTAATCAGCTAGCAGCCCTGTGGATGAATCCCTTTGCACATTATATGAGTGGCATTTTGCTGCTTGCAATCCAGTTGTAAGACTGCAAATGAAGTATTAGTGGTTATGGTTCTTGAACATTGAGCTTATACAatcatttgattttattattgtatttcttttcaatagGGATTCTGACAAGATGATATTTGAGCGTCTACAGAAAGAATTTGAAGCTGTACGAGCATCTCAAACTCGAGGTTTTTtcctcctttctttctttttaaattttttattttgtacatgcagcatttgaaaataatgaagatgTAACTTTACGTTGGATGTGGCTATAGCTTTGCAACTTATGCTTTATATATAGATGATCGGTTTTTGAATTCCTCTTCCActtcttttaattcttaacCCTGTTTAAGCAtgctttcttatttttctgcaGAAGTTTACTTAGACGGTGAAGAATGGAATGACGGTCTATTAGCTACAATAAGAGAGAGGGTACACCTCCTTTGGATACTTTGAAGTATTTGGATTTTACAGTGGTTCTCATTATATTCCAATGTTGAATTGTATGAGTGAACCAATAGttatcttaataaaatagCATGTTCTTCCCACTCTATttgatttatgtaattataaatCTTGATGTTTCATGTTGTGTATAATCAAATGCTTAACACATGAATCTTGGCTTTTCTTCAGGTTCACATGGAGGCTGACAGAAAGGCAATGCCAGCGGACCCGAATACAGTGCCATCTAATCACGCTGAAGAAAACATAACATATAGAGCTGGAAATAAggtaatattttttcttagcAACATGTTTTATATGCCAATTGCACTTGGGACTAAAATTTTTCTCAGCAAGTTTAAGTGTGGTTGTACATTTTTATGACTGCATGACAAAATTTGGGAAAAGAAGTACGAAACTATCACTAGGAAATAATTGAGACCCTATACAGCAATAAAGGAAACAGAAAGCATTTTTTGCTGCATGTACTGCATGTGCTTGTGTCTGCACATGCATACGCAACAGACAGAAAAGGAGATCTTGCTGTTGAAGAGAGATTCCAGTTTGTCGACACTGCTCAGATTGCGGAGAAATAGTGAGGGCTTAGTGTCTTTCTTGTTCCATTTATATAGGTTTCATGTATAACTGGTATTTACTGATTGAGTGGTCtgattttattggattatgtcctttcttttcttggtagatgaatttgaatttcaaatCAACAATTTTAAGCTTTTaccccttttcttctttatgttTTGGTTAAGGCTTAAGCTTCTTTATATTAGCATCAAAAGTCCGATTCTACTATCCTCTATATGGTACTTTCCCATTTAAATTAGCTCCTCTACTAGCAACTGAAAATAGAGAGATTTCAACTTACTTCTAAGTCTAAGGTCAGTCATCACATCCAAAATAGATTGGTGTAATACTATGAGTTGTATAAAAggaatttaaatatatgtcaataaatttctaaaggtgagataaaatgttaaaattattcaaaattacatttttgACTATATTTTtgactatatttttattgggtcAGGTGattcatttgatttttatatgaaCAGGTGATTTGTTGTTTAGAAGGGGCAAGAATTGGCATTCAGTATGAAACATCTTTTGCAGGTATTGAGCAATTGCTTATCTTATCAGTACAAGTGTATAATTATGCTATCTGTCCTTGTTTGATACTTGCATATATGACCACAATTGCCACTTACTTTTCATGGCGTTTTTCTTAAACCATGGCATGAGGTTGATAGCCACTATATTTAAGATTTATAAGTAGCTGCAATACTCTTGCGCCTTTGTGTTGCCCTTTAAAGAATATTTACTGAAATATCTGAATTTAGTTACCTTATTTGGTCGCTGCTGCACTCACATTTACCTAAGCCCTGTGCTTACCTTACAACTGAATTTCACATTCATGAAGATAAAGGtccttgttctttttcttttcaaattttatcttttaacaaTATGGTACTGCATTATGTCTTATAAAATGACTTCTTGAAAGTTGATTTGGAGATTATCTCTACCTTCTTAATATTTAGGGATCacataacaaaaaatatcATCCATATGAAAAGTATTGATTTTGTCCATATAAAAGCTGTTCATCTACttctgtattttttttagGAGAACCCTGTGAGCTTTACCATTGTGTGCTTGAGAGCAAATCATTTCTTGAAAAGATGACTGTCCTTGAACACAcaattcctttctttttgcCAATACGAGAAGCAGAAAATGATCTTCTTTCGTCCAATGCCATGGTAAGGTTGGCGACCACATTTGGCTTGcttgatttgattttgttgCGATGTTTAGACTCATCTTAATGTTGCTCAATGACTTTCTTTCCAGAGATTTATAGACTATATTGGAGAACTTTTGCAGGCTTATGTTGATAGAAGGGAACAGGTATGGTGTTAGtatgaatttaaattcatCAATAACATGCAGGAATACTATCTGGGAAAATCTATTTCAGCTGTCCTTGCTGAAAAGTTAATCCTTGTTTACCTGACATAGTCATTTGAAATATGTGTCTCTTGAATGGTTCATGTAAAATTTCAGCTTTCGTATATTGGCCCAGAGAATTAACCCTTTGCCCTCCTTTTAAGTGATGGCCATCAACTTACAGTCTTACACTATTGTGATTTGATTCTTTAGGAGGAGTTCATTGGGTTTGCTAGATCTAAAGTAATAGGGCTCCCTTCATGTCTCTTgtagaggtatatttttggAAGCCCTTTTCTGGTTTGTTGCCcctataaaagataatttgaCATTAGCCCCGCCCCAATATACTGGCTCTCTCATCAAGAACCTAGAAATTATGTGGAAGGAGAGAAAAGAACAATGCAAAATCTGCTTAAGGTTGTCCAAGACATAACTGTTTTatcagtttctttttttattcaagGTCCATTGTGGGAGTACCTTGTACTTCAAATGTGGCTCTAGTTCATATTTGGAGGGAGAAAGTCAGTCTTGTTtctaaagattttattttttcttggcATGCATGCATATGtgcaaaaataatgaattattttacaCCACAATTCACTCTCCTTTGAGTTCATTTGCCAGAACATTGGGTTGGCTTTTCCCCTATGGTATGGTTGGGTGGAAGGATAGGAAGGaaataaatatgaaaggaTAACAAGGAATGTCAGTTTTCCATGGACGGAAAAGTTAGAGACGAAGGAAGTACCTCCTTCCATTCCTCCGTGGagcccataaaaataaattaatacttccAACTTGGAAGGATTGGAGAAGAGGAATTGGTTAAGTGTTTAATTTACCTTTCCCTTTAATTCTGAATATAAGTTATCtttatttggtttatttgTTGGTGCATAAATATTGGCAATTTTATCCTTTCTTCCTGTCATTTATTACCAAACAACATGGAGGAAAATTAGTAAAACATCCTTCCATTGTCCAAACTTAGTAAAGCATAGAAGCATGTGAATATcgttttaattttctctccTGTTCCTTGCAGGTTCGGCTGATAAAGGAGCTGTATGGAAATCAAATTGGGGAGCTGTTTCATAGCCTTCCTTACCATATGATAGAATTTGTACTAGACGATTTTGATTGGTTGGTATATTTCAGGCACTGCATTGTTTACAGTTATCTTTTGAACCTCATgttttgtttaaattatttcctTTAAGTTTGAACAACTCCCTTGTGTAAATTTGGTCACTGCCTATCTTGTTTATCTCATAGAACTAAATATGGAGTTGGCAATAATATTTAATGGTTTGgtctaaaattttgatttggtatCATCGTGTTAAGggtataatattatttatctatcATAATCTAATCATGTGctattctttctcttttttttgttgCAGCAAAGTGACAGTCAGTCTTAGATATGCAGACCTCATTTTGGTACTTCCAACTCGAGTGAGAGTCTTTGCATGGCCAATAAATCAATTCAAGAAAAATGGAGCATTCGGAAGTCAGCCAAGTCCAGCTCGTCTGCCTTACGCTGAGGATGCCTTGAGAACAATGAGTTTACCAGAAGGTGTTATTTCTTCTCAAATGTTTAACATCTAATTTGTCAAACCTAGCATTCCGTttcaatttttcctttttaggaGAAAAAAACACATGCAAACATACGAGTATATCTGCAGATTCTGCACTTGAGGGCTTGagttggtttttttttttcttcttttgctaaaCGTCTCAGTGTGTCCCGAGGGTCAGGCTTATGCTGCATATCTTGTCGCTCAAAgttattttaatg is a window encoding:
- the LOC8265175 gene encoding uncharacterized protein LOC8265175 is translated as MQPQQSSRTDLVELKTQIVKKVGVERFRKYFHYLNRFLNQKLSKSDFDKSCFRLLGRENLPLHNQLIRSILKNACQAKTPPPAYETGPTKSVIQVAKSSPGREDGHEQSGGSLLPNQNQNLPILSNGVLPMSPRKIRSGMRDRKPRDRPSPLGPTGKVDCIPHQSTGAEDSGNKVIVDNGELPICDYQRPAQHLQVVAEQPETEMAVSIQRLSEKPRTCSKDQTAFVEDGEEVEQANHLSLSRSPLLAPLGIPFYSASVGGARKAMPATSSSGFVSYYDSGGLSSTELLRKRMEQIAAAQGVGGVSLECANMLNNMLDMYLKRLIKSCVELVGARSPYDLRKHQIHKQQVQGKVINGMWPRNHLHVQDNNGAADFMHEQRPRCSISLLDFKVAMELNPQQLGEDWSLLLEKICMHAFED
- the LOC8265176 gene encoding uncharacterized protein LOC8265176 isoform X1, which produces MESDAEESLKKRQKKNSFAADSSRKPLELIPFRPYQVMGEVNFIQEEDVRLESTRARFSNVLKRHGALAERLARDSDKMIFERLQKEFEAVRASQTREVYLDGEEWNDGLLATIRERVHMEADRKAMPADPNTVPSNHAEENITYRAGNKVICCLEGARIGIQYETSFAGEPCELYHCVLESKSFLEKMTVLEHTIPFFLPIREAENDLLSSNAMRFIDYIGELLQAYVDRREQVRLIKELYGNQIGELFHSLPYHMIEFVLDDFDCKVTVSLRYADLILVLPTRVRVFAWPINQFKKNGAFGSQPSPARLPYAEDALRTMSLPEAYAEIVLNLPRAIQQIFQDMSPT
- the LOC8265176 gene encoding uncharacterized protein LOC8265176 isoform X2, which translates into the protein MESDAEESLKKRQKKNSFAADSSRKPLELIPFRPYQVMGEVNFIQEEDVRLESTRARFSNVLKRHGALAERLARDSDKMIFERLQKEFEAVRASQTREVYLDGEEWNDGLLATIRERVHMEADRKAMPADPNTVPSNHAEENITYRAGNKVICCLEGARIGIQYETSFAGEPCELYHCVLESKSFLEKMTVLEHTIPFFLPIREAENDLLSSNAMRFIDYIGELLQAYVDRREQVRLIKELYGNQIGELFHSLPYHMIEFVLDDFDWLQSDSQS